A section of the Humulus lupulus chromosome 2, drHumLupu1.1, whole genome shotgun sequence genome encodes:
- the LOC133818261 gene encoding protein FAR-RED ELONGATED HYPOCOTYL 3 isoform X2: MDIDLRLPSGEHDKEGEESTAIDNMLDGEEKLHNGDIISGSMVDIGDEVQTEDGGDLNSPTANMVVFKEDTNLEPLSGMEFESHGEAYSFYQEYARSMGFNTAIQNSRRSKTSREFIDAKFACSRYGTKREYDKSFNRPRSRQSKQDPDHLTGRRSCSKTDCKASMHVKRRPDGKWVIHNFVKEHNHELLPAQAVSEQTRKMYAAMARQFAEYKNVVGLRNDPKNPFEKGRNLAVEAGDLKILLDFFMQMQNVNANFFYAVDVGEDQRIKNLFWVDAKSRHDYANFSDAVSFDTTYIRNKYKMPLALFVGVNQHYQFMLLGCALVSDESVTTFSWLMQTWLKAMGGQVPKVIITDHDKVLKSVIFEVFPTAHHCFCLWHILVRVSENLGHVIKKHENFMAKFEKCIYRSWTVEEFEKRWWKILDKCELRGDEWIHSLYEDRKQWVPSFMRDALLAGMSTVQRSDSVNYYFDKYVHKKTTVQEFLRQHEAILQDRYEEEAKADSDTWNKQPTLKSPSPLEKSVSGVYTHAVFKKFQVEVLGAVACIPKKERQDEMSIIFRVQDFEKEQDFQVSWFEMKSEVSCLCRLFEYKGYLCRHALIVLQMCGLSVIPPQYILKRWTRDAKNRHVTGEESGQLQSRVQRYNDLCQRAMKLSEEGSLSQESYSIACRALDETFGNCTSVNNSSRSLVDAGTSATHGLLCMEEDSQSKNIGKTNKKKNPTKKRKVSFEPDVMTVGTQDSLQQMDKLNSRAVTLDSYYGAQQNVQGMVQLNLMAPTRDNYYGNQQTIQGLGQLNSIAPSHDGYYSAQQSMHGLGQMDFFRGTAPGFTYGIRDDPNVRAASLHDDASRHG, translated from the exons ATGGACATAGATCTTCGGTTACCATCTGGTGAGCATGATAAAGAAGGTGAAGAATCAACTGCCATTGATAACATGTTGGATGGTGAAGAGAAACTACATAACGGAGATATTATTAGTGGGAGTATGGTTGATATAGGAGATGAAGTACAGACTGAAGATGGTGGAGATTTGAACTCTCCCACAGCAAATATGGTAGTCTTTAAAGAAGACACAAATCTTGAACCACTTTCTGGTATGGAATTTGAATCACATGGGGAAGCCTATTCTTTCTATCAAGAGTATGCACGTTCTATGGGATTTAACACTGCAATTCAAAATAGCAGGCGGTCAAAGACATCAAGAGAATTTATTGATGCAAAATTTGCTTGTTCTAGATATGGGACCAAGCGTGAGTATGACAAATCCTTTAATCGGCCTCGCTCTAGGCAAAGCAAACAAGACCCAGATCATTTAACTGGTCGAAGATCATGCTCAAAGACAGATTGCAAAGCTAGCATGCATGTGAAGAGAAGGCCAGATGGGAAATGGGTTATACATAATTTTGTCAAGGAGCATAACCATGAACTCTTACCAGCCCAAGCTGTTAGTGAACAAACAAGAAAGATGTATGCTGCGATGGCTAGACAATTTGCTGAATACAAGAATGTGGTAGGCCTAAGAAATGACCCCAAGAATCCATTTGAAAAGGGTCGTAATTTGGCAGTCGAGGCAGGAGATTTGAAGATTTTGCTTGATTTTTTCATGCAGATGCAAAATGTCAATGCTAACTTCTTCTATGCAGTAGATGTGGGTGAAGATCAACGTATTAAAAATTTGTTCTGGGTTGATGCCAAAAGCAGGCATGACTACGCCAATTTCAGTGATGCAGTGTCTTTTGATACCACTTATATCAGAAATAAATATAAAATGCCTCTTGCTCTTTTTGTTGGAGTGAATCAGCACTATCAATTCATGTTGCTTGGATGTGCTTTGGTGTCAGATGAAAGTGTGACTACATTTTCCTGGTTGATGCAAACGTGGCTGAAAGCCATGGGTGGACAAGTACCAAAAGTAATAATAACTGACCATGACAAAGTGCTGAAATCAGTTATTTTTGAGGTCTTTCCAACTGCTCATCATTGCTTTTGTTTATGGCACATATTGGTGAGGGTTAGTGAAAATCTTGGTCATGTAATTAAAAAACATGAAAATTTCATGGCAAAATTTGAAAAATGCATCTACAGGTCTTGGACAGTTGAAGAATTTGAAAAAAGGTGGTGGAAGATTCTAGATAAATGTGAGCTCAGAGGCGATGAATGGATTCACTCACTGTATGAAGATAGAAAACAATGGGTTCCTTCGTTCATGAGGGATGCCCTTTTGGCTGGAATGTCTACTGTACAAAGATCTGACAGTGTAAACTACTACTTTGATAAGTATGTGCATAAGAAGACCACTGTACAGGAATTCCTAAGACAACATGAAGCAATTCTACAAGATAGGTATGAAGAGGAAGCTAAGGCTGATTCTGATACGTGGAACAAACAGCCCACATTAAAATCTCCTTCACCATTAGAGAAAAGTGTTTCTGGGGTATATACACATGCTGTGTTCAAAAAATTTCAAGTTGAGGTTTTGGGTGCGGTTGCCTGTATTCCTAAGAAGGAAAGACAAGATGAGATGAGCATTATTTTTCGAGTTCAAGATTTTGAAAAGGAGCAAGACTTTCAAGTTTCGTGGTTTGAGATGAAGTCCGAAGTTTCTTGTTTATGCCGGTTATTTGAATACAAAGGTTATCTTTGTAGACATGCACTGATTGTTCTCCAAATGTGTGGTCTGTCTGTCATCCCACCCCAATATATATTGAAACGGTGGACAAGAGATGCAAAGAACAGACATGTGACAGGAGAAGAATCTGGTCAACTGCAATCTAGGGTGCAGCGATACAACGATTTGTGTCAACGAGCAATGAAATTGAGTGAAGAGGGATCTCTGTCACAAGAGAGTTACAGCATTGCATGCCGTGCACTGGATGAAACTTTTGGAAATTGTACGAGTGTTAATAATTCTAGTAGAAGCCTTGTAGATGCTGGCACGTCAGCCACCCATGGTCTACTCTGCATGGAAGAAGATTCTCAAAGCAAAAATATTGGCAAGACAAATAAAAAGAAGAATCCAACTAAGAAAAGAAAG GTGAGCTTTGAACCAGATGTTATGACAGTAGGGACACAAGACAGCTTGCAACAAATG GACAAACTAAATTCAAGAGCAGTAACCCTCGATAGTTATTATGGTGCACAACAGAACGTGCAAGGAATG GTACAATTGAACTTGATGGCCCCAACACGTGACAATTATTATGGCAATCAACAGACCATTCAGGGGCTT GGACAATTAAACTCGATAGCCCCAAGTCATGATGGGTATTACAGTGCTCAGCAAAGCATGCATGGCCTG GGACAGATGGATTTTTTTCGAGGAACAGCACCCGGTTTCACTTATGGTATTCGG GATGACCCCAATGTGAGAGCAGCGTCACTGCACGATGATGCGTCAAGACATGGGTAA
- the LOC133818261 gene encoding protein FAR-RED ELONGATED HYPOCOTYL 3 isoform X1: MDIDLRLPSGEHDKEGEESTAIDNMLDGEEKLHNGDIISGSMVDIGDEVQTEDGGDLNSPTANMVVFKEDTNLEPLSGMEFESHGEAYSFYQEYARSMGFNTAIQNSRRSKTSREFIDAKFACSRYGTKREYDKSFNRPRSRQSKQDPDHLTGRRSCSKTDCKASMHVKRRPDGKWVIHNFVKEHNHELLPAQAVSEQTRKMYAAMARQFAEYKNVVGLRNDPKNPFEKGRNLAVEAGDLKILLDFFMQMQNVNANFFYAVDVGEDQRIKNLFWVDAKSRHDYANFSDAVSFDTTYIRNKYKMPLALFVGVNQHYQFMLLGCALVSDESVTTFSWLMQTWLKAMGGQVPKVIITDHDKVLKSVIFEVFPTAHHCFCLWHILVRVSENLGHVIKKHENFMAKFEKCIYRSWTVEEFEKRWWKILDKCELRGDEWIHSLYEDRKQWVPSFMRDALLAGMSTVQRSDSVNYYFDKYVHKKTTVQEFLRQHEAILQDRYEEEAKADSDTWNKQPTLKSPSPLEKSVSGVYTHAVFKKFQVEVLGAVACIPKKERQDEMSIIFRVQDFEKEQDFQVSWFEMKSEVSCLCRLFEYKGYLCRHALIVLQMCGLSVIPPQYILKRWTRDAKNRHVTGEESGQLQSRVQRYNDLCQRAMKLSEEGSLSQESYSIACRALDETFGNCTSVNNSSRSLVDAGTSATHGLLCMEEDSQSKNIGKTNKKKNPTKKRKVSFEPDVMTVGTQDSLQQMDKLNSRAVTLDSYYGAQQNVQGMVQLNLMAPTRDNYYGNQQTIQGLGQLNSIAPSHDGYYSAQQSMHGLGQMDFFRGTAPGFTYGIRQDDPNVRAASLHDDASRHG, encoded by the exons ATGGACATAGATCTTCGGTTACCATCTGGTGAGCATGATAAAGAAGGTGAAGAATCAACTGCCATTGATAACATGTTGGATGGTGAAGAGAAACTACATAACGGAGATATTATTAGTGGGAGTATGGTTGATATAGGAGATGAAGTACAGACTGAAGATGGTGGAGATTTGAACTCTCCCACAGCAAATATGGTAGTCTTTAAAGAAGACACAAATCTTGAACCACTTTCTGGTATGGAATTTGAATCACATGGGGAAGCCTATTCTTTCTATCAAGAGTATGCACGTTCTATGGGATTTAACACTGCAATTCAAAATAGCAGGCGGTCAAAGACATCAAGAGAATTTATTGATGCAAAATTTGCTTGTTCTAGATATGGGACCAAGCGTGAGTATGACAAATCCTTTAATCGGCCTCGCTCTAGGCAAAGCAAACAAGACCCAGATCATTTAACTGGTCGAAGATCATGCTCAAAGACAGATTGCAAAGCTAGCATGCATGTGAAGAGAAGGCCAGATGGGAAATGGGTTATACATAATTTTGTCAAGGAGCATAACCATGAACTCTTACCAGCCCAAGCTGTTAGTGAACAAACAAGAAAGATGTATGCTGCGATGGCTAGACAATTTGCTGAATACAAGAATGTGGTAGGCCTAAGAAATGACCCCAAGAATCCATTTGAAAAGGGTCGTAATTTGGCAGTCGAGGCAGGAGATTTGAAGATTTTGCTTGATTTTTTCATGCAGATGCAAAATGTCAATGCTAACTTCTTCTATGCAGTAGATGTGGGTGAAGATCAACGTATTAAAAATTTGTTCTGGGTTGATGCCAAAAGCAGGCATGACTACGCCAATTTCAGTGATGCAGTGTCTTTTGATACCACTTATATCAGAAATAAATATAAAATGCCTCTTGCTCTTTTTGTTGGAGTGAATCAGCACTATCAATTCATGTTGCTTGGATGTGCTTTGGTGTCAGATGAAAGTGTGACTACATTTTCCTGGTTGATGCAAACGTGGCTGAAAGCCATGGGTGGACAAGTACCAAAAGTAATAATAACTGACCATGACAAAGTGCTGAAATCAGTTATTTTTGAGGTCTTTCCAACTGCTCATCATTGCTTTTGTTTATGGCACATATTGGTGAGGGTTAGTGAAAATCTTGGTCATGTAATTAAAAAACATGAAAATTTCATGGCAAAATTTGAAAAATGCATCTACAGGTCTTGGACAGTTGAAGAATTTGAAAAAAGGTGGTGGAAGATTCTAGATAAATGTGAGCTCAGAGGCGATGAATGGATTCACTCACTGTATGAAGATAGAAAACAATGGGTTCCTTCGTTCATGAGGGATGCCCTTTTGGCTGGAATGTCTACTGTACAAAGATCTGACAGTGTAAACTACTACTTTGATAAGTATGTGCATAAGAAGACCACTGTACAGGAATTCCTAAGACAACATGAAGCAATTCTACAAGATAGGTATGAAGAGGAAGCTAAGGCTGATTCTGATACGTGGAACAAACAGCCCACATTAAAATCTCCTTCACCATTAGAGAAAAGTGTTTCTGGGGTATATACACATGCTGTGTTCAAAAAATTTCAAGTTGAGGTTTTGGGTGCGGTTGCCTGTATTCCTAAGAAGGAAAGACAAGATGAGATGAGCATTATTTTTCGAGTTCAAGATTTTGAAAAGGAGCAAGACTTTCAAGTTTCGTGGTTTGAGATGAAGTCCGAAGTTTCTTGTTTATGCCGGTTATTTGAATACAAAGGTTATCTTTGTAGACATGCACTGATTGTTCTCCAAATGTGTGGTCTGTCTGTCATCCCACCCCAATATATATTGAAACGGTGGACAAGAGATGCAAAGAACAGACATGTGACAGGAGAAGAATCTGGTCAACTGCAATCTAGGGTGCAGCGATACAACGATTTGTGTCAACGAGCAATGAAATTGAGTGAAGAGGGATCTCTGTCACAAGAGAGTTACAGCATTGCATGCCGTGCACTGGATGAAACTTTTGGAAATTGTACGAGTGTTAATAATTCTAGTAGAAGCCTTGTAGATGCTGGCACGTCAGCCACCCATGGTCTACTCTGCATGGAAGAAGATTCTCAAAGCAAAAATATTGGCAAGACAAATAAAAAGAAGAATCCAACTAAGAAAAGAAAG GTGAGCTTTGAACCAGATGTTATGACAGTAGGGACACAAGACAGCTTGCAACAAATG GACAAACTAAATTCAAGAGCAGTAACCCTCGATAGTTATTATGGTGCACAACAGAACGTGCAAGGAATG GTACAATTGAACTTGATGGCCCCAACACGTGACAATTATTATGGCAATCAACAGACCATTCAGGGGCTT GGACAATTAAACTCGATAGCCCCAAGTCATGATGGGTATTACAGTGCTCAGCAAAGCATGCATGGCCTG GGACAGATGGATTTTTTTCGAGGAACAGCACCCGGTTTCACTTATGGTATTCGG CAGGATGACCCCAATGTGAGAGCAGCGTCACTGCACGATGATGCGTCAAGACATGGGTAA